Part of the Candidatus Neomarinimicrobiota bacterium genome is shown below.
CCGACTTATGGCACTTGTTTTTCCCCTACCCGACCATATCGTTCGAGGCATGGAGTTTCTTACTTTCGGTACTACCTCCGAAGCTTTGCTGGTGGTAGGGGGGGCGGTGGTTATCGCGCCTTTGGTAGAGGAGATCGTTTTCCGGGGCTTTTTCCAGGGGCAGCTTGAGGCTGGTTATCGGGATGCTACCAAGGCCGTGATATTCTCCGCACTGCTTTTTATGGTCCTGCATTTCAATCCCTGGTGGAGCCTGCAGATCTATCTGCTCGGTATGGTGTTGGGCTACCTAGCCTGGCGGACGGGCAGCATCTGGCCCGCCTTCGTAGTACACGCTGTCAATAATAGTCTTGGTATATGGTTTGCGAACGCCACTGAAGGCTCACTATCTTGGTACGCTCGCAGCGGGCATGTATCAGTGGTATGGCTGCTGGTGGCGGCCCTGATAGTTATTCTCGGCTTCAGGTCGTTCCTGATCCAGAATCCTGAACCGTTGTTAGATGACCGCTAAGAAGGAGTTTCCGCGTGCAAAAGGTCGATAACATTCTGCAATTGATTGGTCGTACCCCGATGGTGCGTATCAATAAGCTGGCTGATCCCGATGGGGCCGAATTGTGGGCCAAGCTGGAGCTTTTCAATCCGGGGGGCAGCGTCAAAGACCGGGCCGCCCTGCGTATCATCGATGATTATGAAAAAGAGGGCCGGTTGAAGCCGGGAGGGACGGTGGTGGAGGCTACCAGCGGCAACATGGGCTTTGGGCTGGCCATGGCGTGTGCCGTGCGGGGTTACAACGCCATCCTGGCCGTGCTGGATAAGGTCAGCGATGAAAAGCGGCGTTTGATGGAGGCCATGGGGGCCGAGCTGGTCATCTGTCCCACAGCCGTTGCCCCCGATGATCCGCGTTCCTTTTATTCGGTGGCCCGAAGGATCGCCGCAGAGACGCCGGGTGCTGTGCTAATCAACCAGTATGAGAATCCTTCCAATGTCCAGGCCCATTATGACAATACCGGGCCGGAGATCTGGGAGCAGATGGAGGGTCGGATTGATGCGCTGGTGGCCTCTATGGGCACTGGTGGGACCATCACCGGGGTCGCAGGCTATCTCAAGGAGAAGAACCCTGACATCAAGGTATGGGCTGCCGATCCGTACGGTAGTATTTTTAAGATATATAAAGAGACCGGCGAAATTATCGAGGGGCATCCCTATCTAGTGGAGGGTATCGGCGAGGACGCGGTCCCGGGGATTATGGACATTGAGTTGTTGGATGAGATTGTCAACGTCAGTGATGGGGAATCTTTTCAGATGTCTAGGCGTATGGCGCGGGAAGAGGGGATAATTGGTGGAGGCTCAGCGGGGGCCAATATGAAGGTGGCGGTGGAGGTAGCCGCGGCGATGCGTCCCGATCAGGTGGTGGTCACCTTTATCCCAGACACGGGGGAGCGCTACCTGTCCAAGATTTTCTCTGATGGCTGGATGCGGGAAAAGGGCCTGCTGAGCCGGGAGATGGTTTCTCTGCGTCAGCTGCGTCAGATGAAGAGTCCCGAGCTGCCCAATATCATAAGTGCGAATCCGACTGAGACGGTGCGGGAGGTGCTCAATCGGATGACGAGCCATAACGTTTCTCAGCTACCGATCCTCGACGAACACCGCAATATCGGTAGCGTCAGGGAAAGCAGTTTGCTGGCGTTGAGCCTGGAGGATACTGCCAGGCTGGACCAGCCGGTTAAGGAGGTGATGGAAGAGCCATTCCCTGTAGTGGATGAGTCGGCGAGCGTAGCCCACGCAGTCCCCTTGCTTTTAAAGTACCAAGGGGTGCTATTGCTGAAAGACGGCCGGCCCACGGGCTTCATCACCCAGTACGACGTGATCAGTTATACGGATAAGCAGTGAGACAAGAATTCATCGGCACGGAAGGTTTAGTCCTGCTGGATACGGTTCGGCGTCTGCATCGGCGCAAGGCCCGGTCCGCGCTGGGTAAAGTCCTGAATAAAATCCACCCGGCCGAGCTGGCCTGGATATTTCGTCACCTTACTGCCCGGGAACGTCTCGACATTTTTGAGATGCTCAAGGAGCCTGAGCGGATGGGCGAATTCTTGAGTGAGCTTGACGAGAGCATCCGGCTGGAGCTCATATCCATCCTTCCACCGCGGCGGATTGCCGAAGCGGTAACCTCCATGTCCACCGACGATCAGGCGGACGTACTGGACGGATTGCCTGATGAGCTCCGCGAACAGGTTCTGGCCCTTATGAAAAAGGAGGATGCCGCTGAGGTGGAGGAGCTGCTCCAGTATGCTCCGGACACTGCCGGCGGCATCATGTCTCCTGACTTCCTGGCCATGAATGAGAGCTTGAAGGTGGGCGAGGCCATTCAGCAGGTTCAGCAGTTGAGCGAGGAAGCCGAGATGGCATTCTACATCTATGTAGTGGA
Proteins encoded:
- a CDS encoding lysostaphin resistance A-like protein encodes the protein MNWDSEHTAKQDGRRQVRFAFLATLGSMLFGGFIAAIIVVGMVNPASPDLDLPRWAVILSESLILVPLIFILQRRQLPLIATFRLRSVSPVTLRDTVFIGLGVAVLIDELDRLMALVFPLPDHIVRGMEFLTFGTTSEALLVVGGAVVIAPLVEEIVFRGFFQGQLEAGYRDATKAVIFSALLFMVLHFNPWWSLQIYLLGMVLGYLAWRTGSIWPAFVVHAVNNSLGIWFANATEGSLSWYARSGHVSVVWLLVAALIVILGFRSFLIQNPEPLLDDR
- a CDS encoding pyridoxal-phosphate dependent enzyme; this encodes MQKVDNILQLIGRTPMVRINKLADPDGAELWAKLELFNPGGSVKDRAALRIIDDYEKEGRLKPGGTVVEATSGNMGFGLAMACAVRGYNAILAVLDKVSDEKRRLMEAMGAELVICPTAVAPDDPRSFYSVARRIAAETPGAVLINQYENPSNVQAHYDNTGPEIWEQMEGRIDALVASMGTGGTITGVAGYLKEKNPDIKVWAADPYGSIFKIYKETGEIIEGHPYLVEGIGEDAVPGIMDIELLDEIVNVSDGESFQMSRRMAREEGIIGGGSAGANMKVAVEVAAAMRPDQVVVTFIPDTGERYLSKIFSDGWMREKGLLSREMVSLRQLRQMKSPELPNIISANPTETVREVLNRMTSHNVSQLPILDEHRNIGSVRESSLLALSLEDTARLDQPVKEVMEEPFPVVDESASVAHAVPLLLKYQGVLLLKDGRPTGFITQYDVISYTDKQ